DNA from Streptomyces sp. NBC_01476:
CATCGGTTCGGTGTTCGATACTGATCCGCAGATTGCCCTCCGTGTGGTCAATGCATCGGGGTGCGGATCGGACGCCGCCGCGCACGGATACGTACTGCTGTCAGACGGGGTGCCGGTGACATGCGCCGTTGCACTGCAGCGCGAGAATATCCAAGGCATCTATATGGTTGGCACCAGGCCCCAGTACAGAAATATGGGCTTCGGTGCCGCCCTCGTGTCGCATGTCGTCGGGCAACGGAGATTCGGCGACGCTGGAATTTCCGTGCTCGAATCCACGGATATGGCGGCTCCTATGTATGCGCGCATGGGCTTCAAACGAGTCGGCGGCGGTCCTGCATTCATCGCCACCGCCGAACAGGCTGCACAGATCGCAAAGGCTAGGCCCGCGTTAGCTCCTGCACGCCAGTAAACTGCTTACCTCTTCCCAACCGCAACCAGATGCGAATCGCCGGCTAGCATTTTAGGATACGGCTCGGCAAGGCAAATGGTTGTAAGCACAGACTCGGACAGGTCTCCGCCCAGGTCAGGGCTCGCGTGCCGTTCGACAACTGGAAAAATGATCACTCTCTTCTCGATCTACACCGGCCAGACGATCCCGTACAGCAGTTGGCGGGCCCGGATGTGGTTCGACTCCTGGATCTGGCGGGCCGTCAGCGGCGAGGAGTGCGGGCGAAGTCCGTGGCCAGGAGACCGGCCGGCTACGGGGGAAGTCGGCGGGAGCCGTTCCGGTTAAGGCCGACTCAGTACAAACCCGTGCCCTGATCGAGACCTCGGGCGTCACGGGGGTCCCGTAGAGTCCCGAGAGCGCGTTCACTGAACGCGTTCAAGGGGAGGGGAGTGGAGTCCGGTGCCCGTTGCACGGGGAGTCAAGACCGGGATCATCGGCACGGTGGCCGTGGGGATGCTGGCGGTGGCCGGCTTCGGCGCCTACAACATCTACTCGGGGCTGGACAACGGGAGCGACGGCGGAGATGGGGGCGGGACGGCCAACGTCGCCCAGCCGGTGGCCACCCCGGTCAGCGCGCAGGACATCTCCAGCACCGCCACTGATTTCCTCACCGCCTGGTCGTCGGGGGACATCGCGAGTGCCGCCAAGCTGACCGACTCGGTGCAAACGGCGACCGCCGCGCTCACCGCGTACAAGACGCAGGCACACGTCACCTCGGTGCAGATCGTGCCGGGGACGCCGATCCTGGCGAAGGTGCCCTTCACGGTGAACGCGACGCTCAGCTACCCGGGCGTACCGTCGACGCCCTGGTCGTACAGCGGCTCGCTGAGCGTCGGCCGCAACGCGGCGGGCAAGCCGGCCGTGACCTGGGCGCCCTCCGTACTCCACCCGGACCTGCAGGCCGGCGACAAGCTCGTCACCGGCCCGGCCAAGGCACCCGAGGTGGATGTCGTGGACCGGAACGGCAAGGTGCTGGACGCGGCGAAGTACCCGTCGCTCACCCAGATCCTCAAACAGCTCCAGTCGCGGTACGCGGCCACGCTGCACGCCGGAACCCCCGGCATCGAGACGTACATCGAGGGCGCCGACGGCTCCCAGACCAAGACCCTGGACGTGCTGCGCAAGGGCAAGAACGCCCAGTTGAAGACGACGCTGGACGCCGGCATCCAGGCCGCCGCGGAGAAGGCGGTGGCCAAGCAGCCGGACACCGCGGGCGTCAGCGCGCTCGACACCCGTACCGGCGGCATTCTCGCGGTCGCCTTCAACCCGCCGACCGGCACCGACCACGCGCTGCAGGACCCGCAGGCCCCCGGCTCGACCTTCAAGATCGTGACGGCCACCGCGCTCTTCAACGCGGGCCTGAAGCCGAGCACTTCGTCGCCGTGCAAGAGCCCGGACAACGTCAACCAGGGCAAGATGTACACCAACGTCAGCGGCAACAACCCGTCCGCGACGCTGCAATGGGACTTCGAGCAGTCCTGCAACACCGGTTTCATCAAGCAGGTCGACCACATCTCGTCGGGCACCCTCACCACAACCGGGGCGACGTACTTCGGGATCGGCCCCGCCTGGTACGTGGGCACGTCCACCGACGACGGCAGCATCCCCGGCGGTACCGGTGACGAACTGACCTCGGAGATGATCGGCCAGGGCAAGGTCGTGATGACCCCGCTCAACATGGCGTCGGTCTCCGCGACGGTCCGCGAGGGCGTCTTCCACCAGCCGACGATCCTGCAGGACAGCAGCGTCATCGACAAGCGCACCAGCATCGGCACCACTCCGCTGCCGCCGGGCATCAAGCAGAGCCTCCAGCAGATGATGCACGGCACCGTCACGGAGGGCACCGCACGGGGCGCGATGAGCGGCCTGAGCGGCAAGGTCGGCGCGAAGACGGGTTCCGCGGAGGCCGGGAATGTCCAGCCCAACGGCTGGTTCACCGCCTACCGCGACCATGTGTCGGCCGCCGCGGTCGTGCTCCAGGGCGGGCACGGCGGGGACTCCGCCGGGCCGATCGTGGCGGCGGTGCTGGGGGCGTCGTGAGGGCAGCGGGGGACGGAGCCAACTCCCTTGCGGGGGGCGGAGCCGGCTCCCGTACCGGACGTGGCGCACCCCTCGCCCCCGGTACGTGTACGGGGCTGGCCGCGCGTACCTCCGTACGTACCGAATCGCCCGCGCCGAACCCCGGCCCCGCAACTCCCCGCCCCGCAACTCCCCACTCCGCAACCCGCCGCCCCCCAACCCCCGCCCACCGCACCGTGAGCGCGAGCCGGCCTTGACCCCGCTGATCGCCGCCGCCGTCCTGCTCGCCGCCGTCACGCACGCGTCCTGGAACGCCATCGCGCACGGCATCAAGGACCAGCTCATCGCCTTCACCCTGGTCGGTGGCGGCGGCGCACTGTGCGCACTGGCCCTGCTGCCCTTCGCCGCGCTGCCGCACGCGGGCGCCTGGCCGTACCTCCTCAGCTCCGTACTGCTCCACCTCGTCTACCAGTTCCTGCTGATGCGGTCCTTCCGGCTCGGCGACTTCGGCCAGGTCTACCCGGTCGCCCGCGGCATCGCCCCGCTCGCGGTCACCGTGCTGGCCGCGGTCTTCGTCCACGAACGCCCCGACGCCTGGCAGACCGCCGGCGTCCTGGTCGCCTCCGCGGGCCTGGCGGGCGTCGCGCTGTGGGGCATGCGCGGCCGGCGCCCCAACTGGCCCGCGCTGGGCGCCGCCGTCGGCACCGGTCTGTCGATCGCCGCGTACACCGTGGTGGACGGCGTCGGCGTACGCGGCTCCGGTACCTCGCTGGGCTACATCTGCTGGCTGCTGATCCTCCAGGGCGTGGTCATCCCGGTCCTTGCCCTGGCGCTGCGCCGCGGTGAACTCCTTCCGGCGCTGCGGCCGGTGGCCGCCCGCGGGCTGCTCGGCGGGGCGCTCTCGCTGACCGCCTACGGCCTCGTGCTGTGGGCCCAGACCCGCGCCGACCTCGCCCCGGTGGCGGCCCTGCGGGAGACGTCGATCATCGCGGGCGCCGCCATCGCCACCGTCTTCTTCAAGGAACGCTTCGGCCGCCCGCGGCTGGTGGCCGCGGCAGTGGTCGTCGGCGGCATCGGGCTGATGCTGCACACGAGTTGACGCCGGCCGAAGCGGGCCCGCTACCGGCGGCCTGTCGCCGGCGGACCGCTTCTGCGTACTCCTCCGCGGACGGCTTCGGCGCGACTACTCGGCGTCCAGGGCGTCGAGCGCGCTGGTGAACCCGGCGTTGCTCTGCAGGATCCCGCCTTCCACCGGCAGCGTGACCCCGGTGATCCAGGAGGCGTCGGTGGAGGCGAGGAAGGTCACCGCCGCGGCGATGTCGGCCGGTTCGCCGATCCGGCCCAACGGGTAGGAGGCGGCGGCCTGTTCGAGCACCGCCTCACGGCCTTCCCACGCCGGGGTGCGAATCGTGCCCGGGGCAACGCAGTTGACCCGGACGCCGGTGGGCGCCGCGTGCACGGCGAGGGTGCGGGTGAGGGATATCAGGCCGGCTTTCGCCGCGCTGTAGGCATGGTTGCCGAAGTACGAAAGCCCGTTGACCGAGCCGATGTTGACGATCGCCCCGCGCCGTGACGGCGCCTCGGCGAGAAAGGGCAGCGCCGCCCGCGAGCACCGCATCGCGCCGGTCAGCGACACATCGAGGTCGACCCGCCACACCTCGTCGGACTCCTTGGTGAAGTCGTCCTCGTGCCACCCGCAGGAGTACGCGTTGTTGACCAGCACGTCCAGCCCGCCGAAGACACCGGCCGCGTACGAGATCGCCGCGTCGACCGACGTACGGTCGGCGACGTCGCAGCTGTACGGCTCGGCGCGCCCTCCGCTGCTGCGGATCGAGGCGGCCGTCTTCGCCGCCGCCTCCTCGTTGATGTCCGCGATCAGTACCGTCGCGCCCTCGCCTGCGAACCTGCGGGCGGTGGCCTCACCGATCCCGCGCGCCGCACCCGTCACTACCACGCCGTACGTGTCGAAGCGTCCCATCGGGTCAGCCTAGGCACTCCCGGACCGCTCTGACCAGGGCTTGCGCGCGCGGATCGGCGGTGACGTTCTGCTGCAGGCCGTTGGTGACGTACCCGAAGCCGATGCCGGCCGCCGGGTCGGCGAAGGCGAGGCAGCCGCCGCGGCCCGGGTGGCCGAAGGCGCCGGGGCCCGTCAGCGGGGAGGCCGGGCCGTGCAGCATGTAGCCGAGTCCGAAGCGGGTGTTGATCACCAGCACCTGGTCGGGCCCGTCGGACTCCACGGTGCGGGCCGCGGTGAGCGTCGCGGGCGCGAACAGCCGTGGGCCGCCGTCCACTTCACCGATGAGCGCGGCGTAGAAGCGGGCCAGCGAGCGGGCGTCGGCGACGGTGTTGGAGGCGGGCAGTTCGCCGGCCCGGTACGCGGGGGCGTTCTCGTCCGGGGGCGGGGTGATCGCGGCGAAGGCGCGGCTGGTGAGCGAGGCGGGGTCGGCGTAGGCGTCCTTCACGGACTGCTTGGGGCGGGCCCTGAGGGCACCGGACCGCTCCGGTTCCGGTGCGGGCGCGGCGCCGATCCGGCCGACCCGGTGGGCCTGCCCGGCGGGGAGGCCGATCCACAGGCCGAGGCCGAGCGGGCGGGCGATCTCCTCGGCGACGAAGCGGCCCACCGAACGGCCCGACGCGCGGAGCACCAGCTCACCGATCAGCCAGCTGTACGTCTGCGCGTGGTAACCGTGCGCGGCGCCCGGCGGGAAGAACGGCGCCTGCGCGGCGACCGCCCGTGGCCCGGAGATGCCGTCGAGCGCCTGCTCGGGGGTGAGCGGGGTGTCCAGCGCCGGTACGCCCGCCCGGTGCGCGAGCAACTGCCGTACGGTCACCCGCTCCTTGCCGCGCGCCTTGAACTCCGACCAGTACGCACCCACCGGCGCGTCCAGATCGAGCTGACCGCGCTGGTGCAGCAGCAGCAGGCAGGCGGCGGCCACGCCTTTGCCGGCCGAGCGGACCGTCTGCACGGTCTCCCCGGTCCAGGGGGCGTCACCGTCGAAGTCCGCGGCGCCCGCCCACAGGTCCACCACCTTCCGCCCGTGGCGGTAGAGCGTGAATGCCGCTCCCCGGTCGCCGCGGCGGGTGAAGTTGGACGCGAAGGCGGCACGGACCGGCTGCCAGCCGTCCTCCGCCGTCCCGTGGACGGTTACTACGTCCCCGTGGTCGTCCATCAGTGCTGCCTCCTGCCGTACGGACCCGTCGCACCCATGGTGCCCGACCGGTCCGGCACCGCGCGTACCAGGGGGAACGCGCGGCAGGCCCGCGCCGGGGCCGTGTACCGGGCCGAAACGACCCGGATACGGCCCCGGAACGGGCCCGGAACGGGCCCGGTGGGGGGATCCGCTGCCTGGTGCGGGGAGGCGCGGGGACGTACGAGGTGGGGCGGGAGGTGCGGGGTGGTGCGGGGACGCACGAGGCAGCGCGGGGTGTTACGGGGTGGCGCCGGGTGTTACGGGGTGGCGCCGGGTGTTACGGCAGCGGCGGGTACGCGTTCTGGACCAACTGGTGGAACTGGGCCGGGAACCAGTCGCCCGCGAGGGGCGAGTCGGGCAGCGCGCCGGTCGGGCTGTTGCCGTTGCGCGCGTTGCCGGTGTAGGTCGGGTCGCACATCCGGTCGAAGCTCTTGCCCTGGTCGTTCGGGATCGCGGTGCTCGAACCGTCGGACTCACCCGGCGGCTTGATCCAGGCGTAGGCGTCGATACCCGGCTGCGGGGCCGCGGTCGGGCGCTCCCCGATGCCGGCGCCTGACTGGTTGCACCAGTTGCCGGCGTGGATCCGCCTGTCGATCCGGCCGCCGTTGACGTACGTGTCGACGTCCGTCGTGGCACCCGGGCCGGTGGGACGCGCGGCGCCGCCCCAGCCGTTGCGGGAGGTGTCGATGAGCATGCCGATGCCGGCGTTGAAGCCCACCGAGACCAGTTCGCCACGCAGCGCCTGGGCGAAGGTCAGCTCGTCGACGTAGTTGTTCCAGTCGACCCACTTGGACTGCCGCACGGTGGTGCCGTTGACGGTGTCGGTGACCTTGAAGTTGGGCTCCGACAGGGCGCTGTAGTTCGCCGTGTTGGTGATGAAGCCCTGTACGTCGGCGACGGTGGCGCCGCTGCTGGTCGCCGCTTTCAGGAACTCCTGGGCGGCGGGGACGAAGTTGGAGTCCCAGCCGAGCCAGGCGTGGTGGGCGGCGTCGATGTAGTTGTACGTGTTCGGCAGCGCGCCCAGTTTGGCGAGCGCGTAGCCGACGCCCTTCTCGTAGTTGCCGTTCGCCTTCATCACCGCGCAGGCGTCGGTCGAACCCGCGGTGCCGCCCGCGTTGGTGGTGATGTTGGGCAGCGAGTCCGGCTCGATGATGTTGACGATCCGCAGGCTCGCGTACTTCGGGTCCGCCATGATCGAGGCGATCGGGTCGATGTACTCGGTCTCGTAACGGCCCAGCTCCGTCGGGCCGAGTTCCCCGTTGGAGGCGAGGGCGGCGCAGTCCCGGCCGGGCAGGTCGTAGATGACGAACTCGACGGTGAGCGGCTGCCCCGCCGCCTGTTGCAGCGCGTCGTCGAGGTGGGCCTTGAGTCCCATCGCGCCGTTCACGCCCTGGATGGCGGCGATCCGGTCCAGCCAGACGGCGGTGGACTGGTTGGCGATGGCCTGCCCGCCGTCGGCCGCTGCCTTCGCGGACCACTCCGGGTTGACGTAGCCCTTGGCACCCGCGTACGGGTTGTCGACGCGCTGCCCCGGCGGGGGCGAGGTGGGGGGCGTGGTGGGCGGGGTCGTGGGGGGCGTGGTGGGGGGTGTGGTCGGAGGCGGCGTGGGGGGTGTGGTGGGCGGCGTGGTGCCGGTGCCGCCTCCACCGCAGGTGACGCCGTTCAGGGTGAAGGACGTCGGCGCGGTGTTGGTCCCGCTGTAGGAGGCGTTGAAGCCGAAGTCGGCCGAACCACCGGTGGCCAGCGCCCCGTTGTACGACAGGCTGGCCGCGGTGACGGCCGCACCTGACTGGCTGATCTGGGCGTTCCAGCCCTGGGTGACACTCTGGTTGCCGGCGAACGACCAGCCGACATTCCAACTGGTCAGCGCGTTGCCGGTGTTGGTGACCGTCACCGATGCGGTGAAGCCCGCGTTCCACTGGGTCTGCACGGTGTACTGCACCGAACATCCGGCGGTCGCCGCCGAAGCGGACGTGGTGCTCATCGCGGCCACCACGCCACCGGAGGCGACCACGAGGGCACCTGCGGCCAGTACGGCGGTCCTGCGTCGGACTCTCGAAACTGCCATGTGCGAACGACCTCCATAGGGGGGATGGACCCCGGGGGCGCGACTCATCGCCCGCCCCGCGACGTCAAGGGAGGTGGTGCAGTGGTTCATGGGTCGAGTAACACGCTCGTAATGTGGGAGCGCTCCCATAGTGAGCAGACGGTCTCCCTGTGTCAATGCCTGGCACACGGGAACCGTCAGGGGACGGCATGACGCACCGTCACTTCACCCGTCCGGAGGCGAGGTTGACGCTGACGTACTCCTCGCAGCGGGCCCGGCGACCGGGAGCTGCTACCTGGACGCGGCGCTGACGTACTCCTCACAAGACGCCCGGCAACCAGGACCCGCCGAGGCGCGGCGACGCCTACGCCACGCGCGAGCACCCGCGGCCGAGCCTCTGCGCCCACCCCGAGGCCGGCCCGCCCGCCCTCCGAAGGGAACGTGCCGCGAACGTCGCACGACAGGCACTCCGTCCTGCTCTCCGACTCCCTCCACCGTTCCCCGTGCCCCGTGCCCCGTGCCCCGTTCCCCGTTCCCCGTGCCCCGTGCCCCGTGCCCCGCACCGCGGCCCGCAGGCGCGGGTCCGCCTGGGCGCGGCCGGCCCGCACCCACCGCGCAGCCACTCCCGGCATGGGGCGCCGGCCCGCCGGCAAAACCGCGCTCCCCCACCCCACGGTCCGCCCTACGCAGTAGCCCGCGCGGCCGCCCTTCCCGCCGCGCGGCCGGAGAAGAGGCAGCCGCCCAGGAACGTACCTTCCAGCGATCGGTAGCCGTGCATCCCGCCGCCGCCGAAACCCGCCGCCTCGCCGGCCGCGTAGAGCCCCGGCAGCGGCTCGCCGCGCACCTCCCCCTCCCCCGGCACCAGCACCCGCGCGTCCAGGTCGGTCTCCAGGCCGCCGAGCGACTTGCGGGTGAGGATGTTGAGCCGGACCGCGATCAGCGGGCCCGCCTTCGGGTCGAGCAAACGATGCGGGGACGCGGTCCGGATCAGCTTGTCGCCGAGGTAGTTGCGCGCTCCACGGATCGCGGTGACCTGCAGGTCCTTGGTGTAGGTGTTGGCTATCTCGCGGTCACGCGCCTCGATCTCGCGCCGCAGCTCCCCCTCGTCCAGCAGCCCTTCCCCCGTTATCGCGTTCATCCCCTTGACCAGCGCGCCCAGTTCCCGCTCGACGACGAAGTCGACACCGTGCTGTTTGAACGCCTCGACCGGCCCGGGCGCACCCGGCAGTGCCCGCTTCAGTACCTCACGCACACTCCTTCCGGTCAGATCCGGATTCTGCTCCGAGCCCGACAGCGCGAACTCCTTCTCGATGATCTTCTGGGTGAGGACGAACCACGTGTACTCGTATCCCGTCCGCATGATGTGTTCGAGCGTGCCGAGCGTGTCGAAACCGGGGAAGTACGGCACCGGCAGCCGTTTGCCCGTCGCGTCCAGCCAGAGCGAGGACGGCCCGGGCAGGATCCGTATCCCGTGCCGGGCCCAGATCGGGTTCCAGTTCTCGATGCCCTCGGTGTAGTGCCACATCCGGTCGCCGTTGATCCCGGAAGCGCCGGCCGACTCGGCGATCCCCATCATCAGGCCGTCCACATGCGCCGGAACCCCGGACAGCAGTTTCTTCGGCGCGGTGCCAAGCCGCTCCGGCCAGGCGGCGCGGACCAGTTCGTGATTGCCGCCGATGCCTCCGCTTGTGACGATCACAGCCTGCGCCGCGAGCGTGAACTCCCCTTCCGTCTCGCGGGAACTGGCCTGCCCGCGCTCGATGTCGCTGGGCACCAGAACCTCGCCGGTCACACCGTCGACCGCGCCGGCGGTCTTCGTCAGGCCGGTCACCCGATGCCGGAAGCGCAGCTCCACCCGGCCTTGGGCGACCGCCTCCCGCACCCGCCGTACGAAAGGAGCCACCACGCCGGGCCCGGTGCCCCAGGTGATGTGGAAGCGGGGCACGGAGTTGCCCGGGCCGGTCGCGTGGAAGCCGCCGCGCTCCGCCCAGCCGACCACCGGGAAGAACTTCACGTCCCGCTCACGCAGCCAGGCCCGCTTCTCGCCCGCGGCGAAGTGCACGTATGCCTCCGCCCAGCGGCGCGGCCAGTGGTCCTCGGGCCGGTCGAAGCCCGCAGTGCCCAGCCAGTCCTGGAGCGCCAGCTCCGTACTGTCCTTGATCCGCATCCGCCGCTGCTCGGGCGAGTCCACCAGGAAGAGCCCGCCGAACGACCAGAACGCCTGCCCGCCCAGCGACACCTCCGGCTCCTGCTCGACCAGGATCACCTTCCGGCCTGCCTCGGCCAGCTCCGCGGTCGCGACCAGCCCGGCCAGTCCCGCCCCCACCACCACCACGTCCGCGTCCATCGGCCCGCTCCTCCCGGTCCCCGCCTACCCGTCAGTAGCACGTTACGCGAACGTGCCCCCGCCAGGTCAGTGGTCGGCAGCAGACCTGTGGACAACTCCGCCCTGTGGATAACTTCGAGCAAGATCCGCAGCGCAGGCCCTACGCTGTTCGCCATGTCCGCAACCGCGCCCCGCGTCCGATTCGCCCCGTCCCCCACCGGCATGTTCCATGTCGGCGGAGCCCGTTCCGCCCTCTACAACTGGGCGGTCGCCCGACAGTCCGGCGGCACCTTCGTGCTGCGCATCGAGGACACCGACGCGGCCCGCAACAAGCCGGAGTGGATCGACGGCATCATCAGTGCGCTTGCCGCCATCGGCATCTCCGCGGCGGACCCGCATTTCGAGGGCCCCTACTTCCAGTCCGCGGAGGCCGGCCGCCACCGCGAGGCATCGCTTTCCCTCTTCGCAGCGGGGCGCGCGTACTACTGCGACTGCACCCGTGAGGCGCTGGCCGAGCGCACCGGCTCCCAGCACCTGGGTTACGACGGCTTCTGCCGCGACCGCGGCCTGCCGTACGAGCCCGGGCGGGCCCTGCGGTTCCGTACCCCCGATGAGGGCGAGACGGTCGTCGTCGACCTGATCCGCGGCGAGCCTTCCTTCCCCAACAGCGCGATCGAAGACTTCGTGATCGCCCGCGG
Protein-coding regions in this window:
- a CDS encoding GNAT family N-acetyltransferase; the protein is MASVRKGETLWNNDCFFSSVPEVKAGALQNVAMRVNPQLDPSEFVAAAARFFCDRGKGFFLWTEDSTDSDLRRVARENHFAEIGSAATDPVMALSGNVHKIALPATAAVVRIEDGNSSRNRLFTQVIGSVFDTDPQIALRVVNASGCGSDAAAHGYVLLSDGVPVTCAVALQRENIQGIYMVGTRPQYRNMGFGAALVSHVVGQRRFGDAGISVLESTDMAAPMYARMGFKRVGGGPAFIATAEQAAQIAKARPALAPARQ
- a CDS encoding penicillin-binding transpeptidase domain-containing protein; its protein translation is MPVARGVKTGIIGTVAVGMLAVAGFGAYNIYSGLDNGSDGGDGGGTANVAQPVATPVSAQDISSTATDFLTAWSSGDIASAAKLTDSVQTATAALTAYKTQAHVTSVQIVPGTPILAKVPFTVNATLSYPGVPSTPWSYSGSLSVGRNAAGKPAVTWAPSVLHPDLQAGDKLVTGPAKAPEVDVVDRNGKVLDAAKYPSLTQILKQLQSRYAATLHAGTPGIETYIEGADGSQTKTLDVLRKGKNAQLKTTLDAGIQAAAEKAVAKQPDTAGVSALDTRTGGILAVAFNPPTGTDHALQDPQAPGSTFKIVTATALFNAGLKPSTSSPCKSPDNVNQGKMYTNVSGNNPSATLQWDFEQSCNTGFIKQVDHISSGTLTTTGATYFGIGPAWYVGTSTDDGSIPGGTGDELTSEMIGQGKVVMTPLNMASVSATVREGVFHQPTILQDSSVIDKRTSIGTTPLPPGIKQSLQQMMHGTVTEGTARGAMSGLSGKVGAKTGSAEAGNVQPNGWFTAYRDHVSAAAVVLQGGHGGDSAGPIVAAVLGAS
- a CDS encoding DMT family transporter; this encodes MTPLIAAAVLLAAVTHASWNAIAHGIKDQLIAFTLVGGGGALCALALLPFAALPHAGAWPYLLSSVLLHLVYQFLLMRSFRLGDFGQVYPVARGIAPLAVTVLAAVFVHERPDAWQTAGVLVASAGLAGVALWGMRGRRPNWPALGAAVGTGLSIAAYTVVDGVGVRGSGTSLGYICWLLILQGVVIPVLALALRRGELLPALRPVAARGLLGGALSLTAYGLVLWAQTRADLAPVAALRETSIIAGAAIATVFFKERFGRPRLVAAAVVVGGIGLMLHTS
- a CDS encoding SDR family NAD(P)-dependent oxidoreductase; the encoded protein is MGRFDTYGVVVTGAARGIGEATARRFAGEGATVLIADINEEAAAKTAASIRSSGGRAEPYSCDVADRTSVDAAISYAAGVFGGLDVLVNNAYSCGWHEDDFTKESDEVWRVDLDVSLTGAMRCSRAALPFLAEAPSRRGAIVNIGSVNGLSYFGNHAYSAAKAGLISLTRTLAVHAAPTGVRVNCVAPGTIRTPAWEGREAVLEQAAASYPLGRIGEPADIAAAVTFLASTDASWITGVTLPVEGGILQSNAGFTSALDALDAE
- a CDS encoding serine hydrolase domain-containing protein; this encodes MDDHGDVVTVHGTAEDGWQPVRAAFASNFTRRGDRGAAFTLYRHGRKVVDLWAGAADFDGDAPWTGETVQTVRSAGKGVAAACLLLLHQRGQLDLDAPVGAYWSEFKARGKERVTVRQLLAHRAGVPALDTPLTPEQALDGISGPRAVAAQAPFFPPGAAHGYHAQTYSWLIGELVLRASGRSVGRFVAEEIARPLGLGLWIGLPAGQAHRVGRIGAAPAPEPERSGALRARPKQSVKDAYADPASLTSRAFAAITPPPDENAPAYRAGELPASNTVADARSLARFYAALIGEVDGGPRLFAPATLTAARTVESDGPDQVLVINTRFGLGYMLHGPASPLTGPGAFGHPGRGGCLAFADPAAGIGFGYVTNGLQQNVTADPRAQALVRAVRECLG
- a CDS encoding glycoside hydrolase family 6 protein, encoding MAVSRVRRRTAVLAAGALVVASGGVVAAMSTTSASAATAGCSVQYTVQTQWNAGFTASVTVTNTGNALTSWNVGWSFAGNQSVTQGWNAQISQSGAAVTAASLSYNGALATGGSADFGFNASYSGTNTAPTSFTLNGVTCGGGGTGTTPPTTPPTPPPTTPPTTPPTTPPTTPPTSPPPGQRVDNPYAGAKGYVNPEWSAKAAADGGQAIANQSTAVWLDRIAAIQGVNGAMGLKAHLDDALQQAAGQPLTVEFVIYDLPGRDCAALASNGELGPTELGRYETEYIDPIASIMADPKYASLRIVNIIEPDSLPNITTNAGGTAGSTDACAVMKANGNYEKGVGYALAKLGALPNTYNYIDAAHHAWLGWDSNFVPAAQEFLKAATSSGATVADVQGFITNTANYSALSEPNFKVTDTVNGTTVRQSKWVDWNNYVDELTFAQALRGELVSVGFNAGIGMLIDTSRNGWGGAARPTGPGATTDVDTYVNGGRIDRRIHAGNWCNQSGAGIGERPTAAPQPGIDAYAWIKPPGESDGSSTAIPNDQGKSFDRMCDPTYTGNARNGNSPTGALPDSPLAGDWFPAQFHQLVQNAYPPLP
- a CDS encoding FAD-binding dehydrogenase translates to MDADVVVVGAGLAGLVATAELAEAGRKVILVEQEPEVSLGGQAFWSFGGLFLVDSPEQRRMRIKDSTELALQDWLGTAGFDRPEDHWPRRWAEAYVHFAAGEKRAWLRERDVKFFPVVGWAERGGFHATGPGNSVPRFHITWGTGPGVVAPFVRRVREAVAQGRVELRFRHRVTGLTKTAGAVDGVTGEVLVPSDIERGQASSRETEGEFTLAAQAVIVTSGGIGGNHELVRAAWPERLGTAPKKLLSGVPAHVDGLMMGIAESAGASGINGDRMWHYTEGIENWNPIWARHGIRILPGPSSLWLDATGKRLPVPYFPGFDTLGTLEHIMRTGYEYTWFVLTQKIIEKEFALSGSEQNPDLTGRSVREVLKRALPGAPGPVEAFKQHGVDFVVERELGALVKGMNAITGEGLLDEGELRREIEARDREIANTYTKDLQVTAIRGARNYLGDKLIRTASPHRLLDPKAGPLIAVRLNILTRKSLGGLETDLDARVLVPGEGEVRGEPLPGLYAAGEAAGFGGGGMHGYRSLEGTFLGGCLFSGRAAGRAAARATA